Proteins encoded within one genomic window of Formosa agariphila KMM 3901:
- a CDS encoding serine O-acetyltransferase — protein MLKAFKKDLNKYKAYSDSNTLVLLFTQQGLWALFVYRVSNSIYVSKTPLFIKRILLIFCLISQKGIEVLTGISLPYSATIGERFYIGHFGGIIVNANVIIGNNCNISQGVTIGVSGKDKNRGVPIIGNNVYIGANAVVVGKITVGDDAVIGANSLVTKDVLKCTTVLGVPAVKINDNDSNGYI, from the coding sequence ATGCTTAAAGCTTTTAAAAAGGATTTAAATAAATACAAAGCGTACAGTGATTCCAATACTTTGGTTCTACTTTTTACGCAACAGGGGTTATGGGCATTATTTGTGTATCGTGTTTCTAATTCCATATATGTTAGTAAAACACCCTTATTTATTAAGCGTATTTTATTAATATTCTGTTTAATTTCACAAAAAGGAATAGAGGTTTTAACAGGGATATCTTTACCGTATTCAGCAACTATAGGAGAACGTTTTTATATTGGTCATTTTGGAGGAATTATAGTAAATGCGAATGTTATTATAGGTAATAATTGCAATATTTCTCAAGGCGTAACTATAGGGGTTAGTGGCAAAGATAAAAATCGAGGAGTACCTATTATAGGTAATAATGTTTATATTGGTGCAAATGCAGTAGTTGTTGGGAAAATTACAGTTGGAGATGATGCTGTAATAGGAGCGAATTCTTTAGTTACAAAAGATGTTTTAAAATGTACCACAGTTCTAGGAGTTCCTGCAG